A stretch of the Aricia agestis chromosome 15, ilAriAges1.1, whole genome shotgun sequence genome encodes the following:
- the LOC121734245 gene encoding pickpocket protein 11-like isoform X2: MLYSIRFFTTQYAILEICYGSNGCECGNELFRLERILPSYHIMPPVQTGYIIHQFSCQLINPREYALVAAKMFRLMGNSLHANRRAPILVDAAMTEMGMCHIINSNVAIFDKPEHWNDSLRYERRNIDLSVYDKDFFVELNNYAKVYKACIIFYCLFELTWNYILCFFHLGRGTFIQSISIFQVFIHSPDEAPIRTTPSFTFDFEGIMSFGLSVWSTRISEELRHQSLRIRKCRFTTEPRGNRYPVYSYNHCILECRINMIKKLCGCVPHFYKPLSHERVCYVQELLCVLKYRREIVTLAATEQTRKEFHYSKDIPTHSRDCECINSCEFDLYYKDREDYEPIRGVNKLSINITSFPKVRIVRDIIFSFYDILLRSGGVINLCIGSSILSIVEFIVVIMKTTICITMEASRILPSFCLRN; this comes from the exons ATGCTGTATAGTATTCGCTTTTTTACTACTCAGTATGCAATATTGGAGATATgtt ACGGCTCCAACGGTTGTGAGTGTGGAAATGAACTATTTCGACTGGAACGTATCCTACCCAGCTATCACATTATGCCCCCTGTTCAGACCGGATACATCATACATCAGTTTAGTTgtcaa CTTATTAACCCGAGAGAGTACGCGTTAGTAGCAGCGAAAATGTTTAGATTAATGGGAAATAGTTTGCACGCGAACCGTAGAGCACCCATCTTGGTAGACGCAGCCATGACGGAAATGGGAATGTGTCATATAATTAACTCGAATGTGGCAATATTTGATAAGCCaga GCATTGGAACGATTCGCTGCGATACGAAAGAAGAAACATTGATTTGTCCGTATACGATAAAGATTTCTTCGTTGAGTTGAATAATTATGCAAAAGTTTATAAGgcttgtattattttttattgtttatttgagCTCACTTGgaactacatattatgtttttttcatTTAGGTCGCGGTACTTTTATCCAATCAATTTCCATTTTCCAGGTTTTCATACATAGTCCAGACGAAGCACCGATAAGAACGACACCCTCTTTTACTTTTGATTTCGAGGGCATTATGTCCTTCGGTCTATCTGTATGGAGTACCAGAATATCAGAGGAATTGAGACATCAATCACTACGCATTAGAAAATGCAG ATTTACCACCGAGCCTCGCGGGAATAGATATCCGGTGTATTCGTACAATCATTGCATATTGGAGTGCCGTATAAATATGATTAAAAAATTATGCGGATGCGTTCCACATTTTTATAAGCCTTTAA gccACGAACGAGTATGTTACGTCCAAGAACTTCTATGCGTGTTGAAATATCGACGTGAAATAGTTACCCTAGCTGCGACGGAGCAGACAAGAAAAGAGTTTCATTACTCCAAAGATATTCCAACTCATTCCAGAGACTGCGAATGCATAAACTCTTGCGAATTCGACCTATACTATAAAGATCGCGAGGATTACGAACCCATACGAGGAGTAAATAAATTGAGCATTAATATCACGTCTTTTCCCAAAGTGAGAATAGTTAGAGACATAATTTTCAGCTTTTATGATATTTTAC TGCGAAGCGGCGGTGTAATCAATTTATGCATTGGAAGCTCAATATTATCCATAGTGGAATTTATTGTAGTTATAATGAAGACAACTATTTGTATAACTATGGAAGCTTCAAGAATACTACCTTCCTTCTGTCTTAGGAACTAA
- the LOC121734212 gene encoding uncharacterized protein LOC121734212, which yields MSVSTKHLLRTYCKYVYIAGAGNFWFEDIYRETIWYRIYHVVSFSIYFTMILLENLATLFGRFPEVEKQSALMFAAIHDIILIKTFMLLYYKDPIRKLNNKMATLMEDIEEESITRKQHGKAKWGIIFYTITVYLSLIAFGIESFRKVLFEGAPFYTVVTYLPYYDDASTLADIWRVFFYATWLYMMLPMISADCMPIVHLITMTYKFITLRRHFERIRRAFDGSRGSEARKTLKLGCLQGIKMHQELMFLADEIHRVFGVIMSLQVCESSAVAVLLLLRLALAPYMNLTNALMTYTFVGSLFFLLALNLWNAGEITYQASLLSDSMFYCGWHLCAIHPKPHEDIRRLVLVGCAQAQKPLILKAFGIQDLSYSTFVSVARMTYSIFAVFYQRRE from the exons atgtcGGTGAGCACAAAACATTTGCTACGGACGTACTGTAAGTACGTGTATATTGCGGGGGCGGGGAACTTTTGGTTCGAGGATATCTATCGAGAGACAATATGGTACAGAATCTACCACGTCGTATCCTTCTCGATATATTTCACGATGATTCTTCTCGAGAATCTCGCGACTCTCTTCGGGAGGTTTCCCGAAGTCGAGAAACAGTCGGCGCTCATGTTCGCCGCGATTCACGATATAATCCTCATAAAAACCTTCATGCTGCTGTACTACAAGGACCCCATAAGGAAATTGAACAACAAAATGGCGACGCTCATGGAGGATATCGAGGAGGAGTCGATCACCAGGAAACAACACGGGAAAGCCAAATGGGGGATAATATTCTACACGATAACAGTTTATTTATCGCTAATTGCGTTCGGGATCGAGAGTTTCAGGAAAGTTCTATTTGAAG GAGCGCCCTTTTATACGGTCGTCACCTACTTACCGTACTACGACGACGCCTCCACCCTGGCTGATATATGGCGGGTGTTCTTCTACGCGACCTGGCTGTACATGATGCTGCCCATGATATCGGCGGACTGCATGCCGATCGTCCATCTCATCACCATGACGTACAAATTCATAACTTTACGTCGCCATTTTGAGCGGATAAGGCGGGCATTCGACGGGTCGCGGGGGAGCGAGGCTCGTAAAACGCTGAAGTTGGGATGTTTACAGGGCATAAAGATGCATCAGGAGCTCATGTT tttaGCAGATGAAATACACCGTGTTTTCGGAGTCATAATGTCCTTACAAGTTTGCGAAAGTTCGGCAGTCGCAGTTTTGCTCTTGCTCCGTTTAGCG CTCGCGCCGTACATGAACCTAACAAACGCGCTGATGACGTATACATTCGTCGGCTCATTGTTTTTCCTCCTCGCGCTCAATTTGTGGAACGCGGGGGAAATTACGTACCAA GCATCTTTACTATCAGATTCGATGTTTTACTGCGGCTGGCATCTATGTGCGATTCACCCAAAGCCTCACGAGGATATCCGACGTCTGGTTCTAGTGGGATGCGCGCAAGCCCAAAAACCACTTATACTGAAAGCCTTCGGGATCCAAGATTTGTCTTACAGCACATTCGTTTCG GTGGCAAGAATGACGTATTCAATCTTTGCTGTATTTTATCAGAGACGCGAGTAG
- the LOC121734245 gene encoding uncharacterized protein LOC121734245 isoform X1, with protein sequence MQYWRYVTAPTVVSVEMNYFDWNVSYPAITLCPLFRPDTSYISLVVNETFEKTGLNLDSYLWAVSQSAMDTLEYFDLKVPKELLPLINPREYALVAAKMFRLMGNSLHANRRAPILVDAAMTEMGMCHIINSNVAIFDKPEHWNDSLRYERRNIDLSVYDKDFFVELNNYAKVYKACIIFYCLFELTWNYILCFFHLGRGTFIQSISIFQVFIHSPDEAPIRTTPSFTFDFEGIMSFGLSVWSTRISEELRHQSLRIRKCRFTTEPRGNRYPVYSYNHCILECRINMIKKLCGCVPHFYKPLSHERVCYVQELLCVLKYRREIVTLAATEQTRKEFHYSKDIPTHSRDCECINSCEFDLYYKDREDYEPIRGVNKLSINITSFPKVRIVRDIIFSFYDILLRSGGVINLCIGSSILSIVEFIVVIMKTTICITMEASRILPSFCLRN encoded by the exons ATGCAATATTGGAGATATgtt ACGGCTCCAACGGTTGTGAGTGTGGAAATGAACTATTTCGACTGGAACGTATCCTACCCAGCTATCACATTATGCCCCCTGTTCAGACCGGATACATCATACATCAGTTTAGTTgtcaa TGAAACGTTTGAGAAAACCGGTTTAAACTTGGACAGTTATTTGTGGGCAGTTTCACAGAGCGCAATGGATACCTTGGAATACTTTGATTTAAAAGTACCAAAGGAACTTCTGCCg CTTATTAACCCGAGAGAGTACGCGTTAGTAGCAGCGAAAATGTTTAGATTAATGGGAAATAGTTTGCACGCGAACCGTAGAGCACCCATCTTGGTAGACGCAGCCATGACGGAAATGGGAATGTGTCATATAATTAACTCGAATGTGGCAATATTTGATAAGCCaga GCATTGGAACGATTCGCTGCGATACGAAAGAAGAAACATTGATTTGTCCGTATACGATAAAGATTTCTTCGTTGAGTTGAATAATTATGCAAAAGTTTATAAGgcttgtattattttttattgtttatttgagCTCACTTGgaactacatattatgtttttttcatTTAGGTCGCGGTACTTTTATCCAATCAATTTCCATTTTCCAGGTTTTCATACATAGTCCAGACGAAGCACCGATAAGAACGACACCCTCTTTTACTTTTGATTTCGAGGGCATTATGTCCTTCGGTCTATCTGTATGGAGTACCAGAATATCAGAGGAATTGAGACATCAATCACTACGCATTAGAAAATGCAG ATTTACCACCGAGCCTCGCGGGAATAGATATCCGGTGTATTCGTACAATCATTGCATATTGGAGTGCCGTATAAATATGATTAAAAAATTATGCGGATGCGTTCCACATTTTTATAAGCCTTTAA gccACGAACGAGTATGTTACGTCCAAGAACTTCTATGCGTGTTGAAATATCGACGTGAAATAGTTACCCTAGCTGCGACGGAGCAGACAAGAAAAGAGTTTCATTACTCCAAAGATATTCCAACTCATTCCAGAGACTGCGAATGCATAAACTCTTGCGAATTCGACCTATACTATAAAGATCGCGAGGATTACGAACCCATACGAGGAGTAAATAAATTGAGCATTAATATCACGTCTTTTCCCAAAGTGAGAATAGTTAGAGACATAATTTTCAGCTTTTATGATATTTTAC TGCGAAGCGGCGGTGTAATCAATTTATGCATTGGAAGCTCAATATTATCCATAGTGGAATTTATTGTAGTTATAATGAAGACAACTATTTGTATAACTATGGAAGCTTCAAGAATACTACCTTCCTTCTGTCTTAGGAACTAA